The Rhodothermus marinus DSM 4252 DNA segment CGATTGGTTGATCGGCCGACGTCAGTTCAGGCGGGGATCGTCCGGAAAGTTGGCCAGCAGCGCATACTCGCCGCCCATGCGGCGCAGCACCGTGCGCCAGAGCTTTTCGGGCGTGTCCTCAAATACGTTGGCCGCGTGTGCCGGGGCGAGAATCCAGCCGCCCGCCTCGTATTCGGCTTCGAGCTGTCCCGGCGCCCAGCCCGAATAGCCCAGGAAGAAGCGCATTTCGTCGGGCTCCGGTGGATTCGTGCGCAGCCGGTCCAGCAGGGCTTCCACTTCGCCGCCCCAGTAGACGCCGTTCACCACGGGTTGCGCTTCGGGAATTTCGTCGCCCAGCCGGTGCAGAATGTGCAACGTGTCGGGTTGAACGGGCCCTCCCACGAAGAGCGGGTAGGAGACGGGCACGTCGAGTACCTCGCGAAGCGTCAGCGTGGTGGGCCGGTTCAGAATCAGCCCGAAACTCCCGTCTTCGCCGTGCGCGCACAGCAGCACCACCGTGCGCCAGAAGTTCGGGTCTTCCAGCATGGGGGGCGCGATGAGCAGGATTCCGGGACGCAGCGTCGGCGACTCCATGGGCACGGTTACGACCTGGTTGTGGAACGCAGCAGCGCTTTGAGCGCACCGCACCACCAGTCGGCGTTGCGGGTGATCGACGCCACCGTAATGTGTTGAAAGTGGGGCATCAGACGAAGCAGGACGGACGGGATGGCTTCCCAGCGATCCTGACGAATCAGCCGCTCCAGTTCGTCGGCGGCCGTGCGGGTCCAACGCCAGTTTTCCCGCAAGGATTCGGCCTTGCGCCAGTAGCCCCGGTTCTCCCAGCTCTGTGCGCTCTCTTCGATGGTCTGGGCAATACCGCGCAGGTTGAACACAAAAAAAGCCACCATGTCGCGCGCCTCGTCGTCGAAGTGCGCGCGCTTTGCCAGCAGATGCAGCACTTCGGCACAGGAACGCAGGTATTGGTGGCGCCGACTGGCCGGCGTATCGCCCGTCCGAATGACCCGTCCCATACGCAGCGCGGTTTTTTCGGGGAAGATCGGAAATCTCCCGCGAAGCGCCAAGGCTTCCGCGCTCCCATTGCGCCGCTTGTCCGCGTTCGCTACCTTGAGACGAAGTTTCATCCAACCGATGGATCAATCCAATGCAGACGTATCGCATCCCGCACACGGATCTGGAGGTCTCGCGCATTGCCTACGGCTGCATGCATCTGGGCGGACCCTGGGAGGCCGAGACCCTTTCGGACGAAGTGCGCCGCCGGGCCGCCGAGGCCGTGCAGACGGCCCTGGAAGTCGGCATCAACCTGTTCGATCACGCCGACATCTACAGCCGGGGCAAATCCGAAGCGGTCTTTGGCGAGCTGCTGAAAGCAGGGCTCGTGCGGCGCGACGAGATCGTGCTCCAGACCAAATGCGGCATTCGGTTCAAGGACGATCCGCCGGGCACGCCGCAGCGCTACGATTTCAGCTACGAGCACATCGTGCGCTCGGTCGAAGGCAGCCTGCGCCGGTTGCAGACGGATTATGTGGACCTGTTGCTATTGCACCGGCCGGATCCGCTGATGGAGCCGGAAGAGGTAGCCCGGGCGTTCGACGAACTTCACCGGAGCGGCAAGGTGCGTTACTTCGGCGTGAGCAACCACACGGCCGCCCAGATGGCGTTGCTGG contains these protein-coding regions:
- a CDS encoding aldo/keto reductase; this encodes MQTYRIPHTDLEVSRIAYGCMHLGGPWEAETLSDEVRRRAAEAVQTALEVGINLFDHADIYSRGKSEAVFGELLKAGLVRRDEIVLQTKCGIRFKDDPPGTPQRYDFSYEHIVRSVEGSLRRLQTDYVDLLLLHRPDPLMEPEEVARAFDELHRSGKVRYFGVSNHTAAQMALLARYVDQPLVVNQLELSLLHAYLIEDGIVANHDNAPAYAGVTGLLDYCRLHDVLVQAWSPLGGGRLLDPPVEADGRTLRAAEAVARMAEAQQVPREAIALAWLLRHPAPIQPIIGTLRPERIRACARADTVALSREAWYALLTAARGERVP
- a CDS encoding YqgE/AlgH family protein, coding for MESPTLRPGILLIAPPMLEDPNFWRTVVLLCAHGEDGSFGLILNRPTTLTLREVLDVPVSYPLFVGGPVQPDTLHILHRLGDEIPEAQPVVNGVYWGGEVEALLDRLRTNPPEPDEMRFFLGYSGWAPGQLEAEYEAGGWILAPAHAANVFEDTPEKLWRTVLRRMGGEYALLANFPDDPRLN